The following coding sequences are from one Paraburkholderia caballeronis window:
- a CDS encoding PAS domain-containing hybrid sensor histidine kinase/response regulator has translation MTTPESALESRKSRTSAPAGTAGTLATERRFEALVQPIEDYAIFLLDPTGHVLTWNAGAQRIKGYEAHEIISQHFSLFYTPDAVQRGWPDHELEQAALHGRFKDEGWRVRKDGGTFWANVVITALRERDGTLSGFAKITRDLTAERRQMEALRLSEERFRLLVESVSDHAIFMLDPNGFVVSWNSGATNLKGYRPAEIVGQHFSAFYPPEDVASGKPERELKAAAAQGRCLHEGWRVRKDGSMFWAAVTLTAVHDGHGRLNGFAKVTRDMTESRRNAELERSSEQMKQFLAMLAHELRNPLAPVRNAIAMMQLAGDVSPDIARARDLIDRQIGHLTRLVDDLLDVGRITSGKIELRDARLDLRDVVTRAVEAAQPFTAARRQRIDVQMPTAPIMMTGDETRLMQVLQNLLHNASKFSPDGGQVAVDVTPGARAVQIQVRDHGRGIRAEALETIFGLFSQDSVIPGLNDGGLGIGLMLCRSLVELHGGTIDAASAGPGRGSVFTIRLPLVRDGATMPAAAAHHGAPAALGELPPLRVLVVDDNRDSADSLAMLLELKGHDVRVAYSAAQAREQVEGFTPDAALIDIAMPEIDGYDALRELRTLPHLADTVFAAMTGFGQAGDIELTRAAGFEMHLVKPVDVALFDEVLTRAAQRRFARSIAHLRP, from the coding sequence ATGACGACGCCCGAATCCGCCCTCGAATCGCGTAAGAGCCGCACGTCCGCGCCCGCCGGCACGGCCGGCACGCTCGCGACCGAGCGCCGTTTCGAGGCGCTCGTGCAGCCGATCGAGGACTACGCGATCTTCCTGCTCGACCCGACCGGCCACGTGCTCACGTGGAACGCCGGCGCGCAGCGCATCAAGGGCTACGAAGCACACGAGATCATCAGCCAGCATTTCTCGCTTTTCTACACGCCCGACGCGGTGCAGCGCGGCTGGCCCGATCACGAACTCGAACAGGCGGCGCTGCACGGGCGCTTCAAGGACGAAGGCTGGCGCGTGCGCAAGGACGGCGGCACGTTCTGGGCGAACGTTGTGATCACCGCGCTGCGCGAGCGCGACGGCACGCTGTCCGGGTTCGCGAAGATCACCCGCGACCTGACCGCCGAGCGCCGCCAGATGGAGGCGCTGCGTCTCAGCGAGGAACGCTTCCGGCTGCTGGTCGAGAGCGTCAGCGACCACGCGATCTTCATGCTCGATCCGAACGGCTTCGTCGTGAGCTGGAACAGCGGCGCGACGAACCTGAAGGGCTATCGGCCGGCGGAAATCGTCGGCCAGCATTTTTCGGCGTTTTATCCGCCGGAGGACGTCGCGTCCGGCAAGCCGGAGCGCGAACTGAAGGCGGCGGCCGCGCAGGGCCGCTGCCTGCACGAGGGCTGGCGCGTGCGCAAGGACGGCTCGATGTTCTGGGCGGCCGTCACGCTGACCGCCGTGCACGACGGCCACGGCCGGCTGAACGGCTTCGCGAAGGTCACGCGCGACATGACCGAAAGCCGCCGCAACGCGGAACTCGAACGTTCGAGCGAGCAGATGAAGCAGTTCCTCGCGATGCTCGCGCATGAACTCCGCAACCCGCTCGCGCCGGTGCGCAACGCCATCGCGATGATGCAGCTGGCGGGCGACGTGAGCCCCGACATCGCGCGGGCGCGCGACCTGATCGACCGGCAGATCGGCCATCTGACGCGGCTCGTCGACGACCTGCTCGACGTCGGCCGCATCACGTCCGGCAAGATCGAGCTGCGCGACGCGCGGCTCGACCTGCGCGACGTCGTGACCCGCGCGGTCGAAGCCGCGCAGCCGTTCACCGCCGCGCGCCGCCAGCGGATCGACGTGCAGATGCCCACCGCGCCGATCATGATGACCGGCGACGAAACCCGTCTCATGCAGGTGCTGCAGAACCTGCTGCACAACGCATCGAAGTTCTCGCCGGACGGCGGCCAGGTCGCGGTCGACGTGACGCCGGGCGCGCGCGCGGTGCAGATCCAGGTGCGCGACCACGGCCGCGGCATCCGCGCCGAGGCGCTCGAAACGATCTTCGGGCTGTTCAGCCAGGACAGCGTGATTCCCGGCCTCAACGACGGCGGCCTCGGCATCGGGCTGATGCTGTGCCGCTCGCTCGTCGAGCTGCACGGCGGCACGATCGACGCGGCGAGCGCGGGGCCGGGGCGCGGCAGCGTGTTCACGATCCGCCTGCCGCTCGTGCGCGACGGCGCGACGATGCCGGCGGCCGCCGCGCATCACGGCGCGCCGGCCGCGCTCGGCGAGTTGCCGCCGCTGCGCGTGCTCGTCGTCGACGACAACCGCGATTCGGCCGACAGCCTCGCGATGCTGCTCGAACTGAAGGGCCACGACGTGCGCGTCGCGTACAGCGCCGCGCAGGCGCGCGAGCAGGTCGAAGGCTTCACGCCGGACGCCGCGCTGATCGACATCGCGATGCCCGAGATCGACGGCTACGACGCGCTGCGCGAGTTGCGCACGCTGCCCCATCTCGCCGACACCGTGTTCGCCGCGATGACCGGCTTCGGCCAGGCCGGCGACATCGAACTCACGCGCGCGGCCGGCTTCGAGATGCATCTGGTGAAACCGGTGGACGTCGCGCTGTT
- a CDS encoding glycosyltransferase produces MNASAPAPRAQPAPRITVVVLSRNHVRQTVDTVARLTALPEAPRVIVADNGSGDATISLLGSLFPQVRIIQGLRDLGTAGFNRAIALVSTDYVACCDDSTWWAPGALARAVQLLDANPQVAVLNARVVGDDEREIHPGCLMLGATSPGADGLPGPALANYMAGACILRTRVFRAVGGYEERLAAGAAEELAALDVLSAGHSIVYCEQALAHRQPLTRWFTRAQHCALARNSAWVAWMRLPVRDALRATGHALAVFARQHSLGPAGFSLFRGAFWTLSRRRVVPPEVALLTRQVRRAERNVRTGIPAMAEKPDRSGQRAW; encoded by the coding sequence ATGAACGCCTCTGCTCCCGCTCCCCGTGCGCAACCCGCGCCGCGCATCACCGTGGTCGTGCTGTCGCGCAATCACGTCCGGCAAACTGTCGATACGGTCGCGCGCCTCACCGCGCTGCCCGAAGCGCCTCGCGTGATCGTCGCGGACAACGGCTCGGGCGACGCCACCATCAGCCTGCTCGGCTCGCTGTTTCCGCAGGTGCGGATCATCCAGGGACTGCGCGACCTCGGCACCGCCGGTTTCAATCGCGCGATCGCGCTCGTCTCGACCGACTACGTCGCGTGCTGCGACGACTCCACCTGGTGGGCGCCCGGCGCGCTCGCGCGCGCGGTCCAGCTGCTCGACGCGAACCCGCAGGTCGCGGTGCTGAATGCGCGGGTCGTCGGCGACGACGAGCGCGAGATCCATCCCGGCTGCCTGATGCTCGGTGCGACGTCGCCGGGCGCGGACGGCCTGCCCGGCCCCGCGCTCGCGAACTACATGGCCGGCGCATGCATCCTGCGCACCCGCGTGTTCCGCGCGGTCGGCGGTTACGAGGAACGGCTCGCGGCCGGCGCGGCGGAAGAACTCGCGGCGCTCGACGTGCTGTCGGCCGGTCATTCGATCGTCTACTGCGAACAGGCGCTCGCGCATCGGCAGCCGCTCACGCGCTGGTTCACGCGCGCGCAGCACTGCGCGCTCGCGCGCAACTCCGCATGGGTCGCGTGGATGCGCCTGCCGGTGCGCGACGCGCTGCGCGCGACCGGCCACGCGCTGGCGGTGTTCGCGCGCCAGCATTCGCTCGGGCCGGCCGGCTTTTCGCTCTTTCGCGGCGCGTTCTGGACACTGTCGCGGCGGCGCGTCGTGCCGCCCGAAGTCGCGCTGCTGACACGCCAGGTGCGCCGCGCGGAGCGCAACGTCCGCACCGGCATCCCGGCGATGGCCGAGAAGCCCGACCGCTCGGGCCAGCGCGCGTGGTAG
- a CDS encoding HAD family hydrolase → MRHETTFLFDLDGTLVDSVYQHVLAWKEALDADGLALSVWRIHRRIGMSGGLFLNQLLRETQTEMNAERIERLQQMHADAYRRLSHQVRPLPGARELLDALTQSGTRWAIATSGRLATASVNLAALGVDPAVTTVVTRDEVRHAKPDPDLFIGAALRLGVPVEETVVVGDSVWDMLAARRCRALGVGLLSGGYGAEELERAGALRVYEDPADLLWHLDEVAARP, encoded by the coding sequence ATGCGCCACGAAACGACCTTTCTGTTCGACCTCGACGGCACGCTCGTGGACAGCGTGTATCAACACGTGCTCGCATGGAAGGAGGCGCTCGACGCCGACGGCCTCGCGTTGTCCGTGTGGCGCATTCATCGCCGGATCGGCATGAGCGGCGGCCTGTTCCTGAACCAGTTGCTGCGCGAGACGCAGACCGAGATGAACGCCGAGCGCATCGAACGGCTTCAGCAGATGCACGCGGACGCGTACCGCCGCCTGAGCCATCAGGTGCGGCCGCTGCCCGGCGCGCGCGAACTGCTCGACGCGCTCACGCAGTCCGGCACGCGCTGGGCGATCGCGACGAGCGGCCGGCTCGCGACCGCGTCCGTGAACCTCGCGGCGCTGGGCGTCGATCCGGCCGTCACGACCGTCGTCACGCGCGACGAGGTGCGCCACGCGAAGCCGGACCCCGACCTGTTCATCGGCGCGGCGCTGCGGCTCGGCGTGCCGGTCGAAGAGACGGTCGTGGTCGGCGACAGCGTATGGGACATGCTCGCCGCGCGACGCTGCCGCGCGCTCGGCGTCGGCCTGCTGTCCGGCGGCTATGGGGCGGAGGAACTGGAGCGCGCGGGCGCGCTGCGCGTGTACGAAGACCCGGCCGACCTGCTGTGGCATCTCGACGAGGTGGCCGCGCGGCCCTGA
- the treF gene encoding alpha,alpha-trehalase TreF, giving the protein MPRLETTRRVSRALLALIAAACVAALPPTSAAQTTQAPAAATTPQQQQATPQPPSDLYGQLYRDVELAQVFADSKTFADMLPNVPPAQIVAAYDDFRQQNPNAADPAAQQAALTQFVNRYFSPPTHADDHYVSDPNQDVVAHIDTLWNVLMRNPDANANPYSSLLPLPRPYVVPGGRFDEIYYWDTWFIMLGLEASGRPELARDALANFATLIDRYGHIPNGNRTYYLSRSQPPFFAQMVSLVAEHDGDAVYLQYLPQLQKEYAYWMQGSEGLKPGDAARHVVRLADGTLMNRYWDERGTPRDESYREDVLTSQAMPQRDPADLWRNLRAGAETGWDYSSRWFADNRTLATIDVTSLVPVDLNCLLVGLERTLAKAYGIQGNARAAARMTEHAQRRVAAIDRVLWDPQLHAFGDYDFEHRTLTHRLTAATLYPLFLGVATRAQAREVAASVRAGLLRPGGLATTQTSSGQQWDEPNGWAPLQYIAVAGLRRYGDSELARTIATRWIDTNLVYYQRTHKLVEKYDVSAAAAKASSAGGGEYPLQDGFGWTNGVLRALLAMYPQTAPAVQTQH; this is encoded by the coding sequence ATGCCACGCCTCGAAACGACACGCCGCGTATCGCGCGCCCTGCTTGCGCTGATCGCCGCCGCATGCGTCGCCGCGCTGCCGCCGACGTCCGCCGCGCAGACGACGCAAGCGCCGGCCGCCGCCACGACGCCGCAGCAACAACAGGCCACACCGCAGCCGCCGTCCGACCTGTACGGCCAGCTTTATCGCGACGTCGAACTCGCGCAGGTCTTCGCGGACAGCAAGACCTTCGCGGACATGCTGCCGAACGTGCCGCCCGCGCAGATCGTCGCCGCCTATGACGACTTCCGGCAACAGAACCCGAATGCCGCCGATCCCGCCGCGCAGCAGGCCGCGCTCACGCAGTTCGTGAACCGCTACTTCTCGCCGCCGACGCACGCGGACGACCACTATGTTTCCGATCCGAACCAGGACGTCGTCGCGCACATCGACACGCTATGGAACGTGCTGATGCGCAACCCGGACGCGAACGCGAATCCGTATTCGTCGCTGCTGCCGCTGCCGCGACCGTACGTCGTACCCGGCGGCCGCTTCGACGAGATCTATTACTGGGACACGTGGTTCATCATGCTCGGCCTCGAAGCGAGCGGACGGCCCGAACTCGCGCGCGACGCGCTCGCGAACTTCGCGACGCTGATCGACCGCTACGGCCACATTCCGAACGGCAACCGCACGTATTACCTGAGCCGTTCGCAGCCGCCGTTCTTCGCGCAGATGGTGAGCCTCGTCGCGGAGCACGACGGCGACGCCGTCTATCTTCAGTATCTGCCGCAGTTACAGAAGGAATACGCGTACTGGATGCAAGGCAGCGAAGGACTGAAGCCGGGCGACGCCGCGCGCCACGTCGTCCGGCTCGCGGACGGCACGCTGATGAACCGCTACTGGGACGAACGCGGCACGCCCCGCGACGAGTCGTATCGCGAGGACGTGCTGACGTCGCAGGCGATGCCGCAACGCGATCCCGCCGACCTGTGGCGCAACCTGCGCGCGGGCGCGGAAACCGGCTGGGACTACAGCTCGCGCTGGTTCGCGGACAACCGGACGCTCGCGACGATCGACGTGACGTCGCTGGTTCCGGTCGATCTGAACTGCCTGCTCGTCGGACTCGAACGCACGCTCGCGAAAGCGTACGGCATCCAGGGCAACGCGCGCGCCGCCGCGCGGATGACGGAGCACGCGCAGCGGCGCGTCGCCGCGATCGACCGCGTGCTGTGGGACCCGCAGCTTCATGCGTTCGGCGACTACGACTTCGAGCATCGCACGCTCACGCACCGGCTCACCGCGGCGACGCTCTATCCGCTGTTCCTCGGCGTCGCGACGCGCGCGCAGGCGCGCGAAGTCGCCGCGTCGGTCCGCGCCGGACTGCTGCGTCCGGGCGGCCTCGCGACCACCCAGACGTCGAGCGGCCAGCAATGGGACGAGCCGAACGGCTGGGCGCCGCTGCAATACATCGCGGTGGCCGGGCTGCGCCGTTACGGCGACAGCGAACTCGCGCGGACCATCGCGACGCGCTGGATCGACACCAACCTCGTCTATTACCAGCGCACGCACAAGCTCGTCGAGAAATACGACGTGAGCGCGGCGGCCGCGAAGGCGTCGTCGGCGGGCGGCGGCGAGTATCCGTTGCAGGACGGTTTCGGCTGGACCAACGGCGTGCTGCGCGCGCTGCTCGCGATGTATCCGCAGACCGCGCCGGCCGTGCAGACGCAGCACTAG
- a CDS encoding 4-hydroxybenzoate 3-monooxygenase, which translates to MRTQVGIVGAGPAGLLLSHLLHLRGIESVVLEARGRDQIESTIRAGVLEQGTMDLLTETGVGARMRAEGAVHHGFELAFEGQRRRIDLTGLTGKSITVYAQHEVLKDLVAARLAANGALYFNVSGTSLHGVDTDTPSIRFTHDGEAQVLHCDFVIGCDGSQGVSRAAIPAALRNDYERVFPFGWFGILVEAPPSSDELIYARHERGFALVSTRSPNVQRMYFQCDPKDSADQWSDDRIWAELHARVDSSDGRHVVEGRIFQKNIVGMRSFVSATMQHGRLFLAGDAAHIVPPTGAKGLNLAVSDVRVLSRALDAFYKERRTDLLDAYSATALRRIWRAEHFSYWMTRMMHRLDDASPFEQRLQVAELEHVTTSRAAATAMAENYVGSVAV; encoded by the coding sequence ATGCGCACGCAAGTCGGCATCGTCGGCGCAGGTCCCGCGGGCCTGCTGCTTTCCCATCTTCTTCATCTGCGCGGGATCGAGTCGGTCGTACTCGAAGCGCGCGGCCGCGACCAGATCGAATCGACGATCCGCGCAGGCGTGCTGGAGCAGGGCACGATGGACCTGCTGACCGAAACCGGCGTCGGCGCACGGATGAGGGCCGAAGGCGCGGTGCATCACGGCTTCGAACTGGCGTTCGAAGGCCAGCGCCGCCGCATCGACCTGACCGGCCTGACCGGCAAGTCGATCACCGTCTATGCGCAGCACGAGGTGCTGAAGGATCTCGTCGCCGCGCGCCTCGCCGCGAACGGCGCGCTGTATTTCAACGTGTCCGGTACGTCGCTGCACGGCGTCGATACCGACACGCCGTCGATCCGCTTCACGCACGACGGCGAAGCGCAGGTGCTGCATTGCGACTTCGTGATCGGCTGCGACGGCTCGCAGGGCGTGTCGCGCGCGGCGATTCCGGCCGCGCTGCGCAACGACTACGAGCGCGTGTTTCCGTTCGGCTGGTTCGGCATTCTCGTCGAAGCGCCGCCGTCGTCCGACGAGCTGATCTATGCGCGCCACGAGCGCGGTTTCGCGCTCGTCAGCACGCGCTCGCCGAACGTACAGCGGATGTATTTCCAGTGCGATCCGAAGGACTCGGCCGATCAGTGGTCCGATGACCGCATCTGGGCCGAGCTGCATGCGCGCGTCGATTCGAGCGACGGCCGCCATGTGGTCGAAGGCAGAATTTTCCAGAAGAACATCGTCGGGATGCGCAGTTTCGTATCGGCGACGATGCAGCACGGCCGCCTGTTTCTCGCGGGCGACGCCGCCCATATCGTGCCGCCTACCGGCGCGAAGGGGCTGAACCTCGCGGTGTCCGACGTGCGCGTGCTGAGCCGCGCGCTCGATGCGTTCTACAAGGAGCGCCGCACCGACCTGCTCGACGCATACAGCGCAACCGCGCTGCGCCGCATCTGGCGCGCGGAGCACTTCTCGTACTGGATGACGCGGATGATGCACCGGCTCGACGACGCGTCGCCGTTCGAGCAGCGCCTGCAGGTGGCCGAACTCGAACACGTGACGACGTCGCGCGCGGCGGCCACCGCGATGGCCGAGAACTACGTCGGCTCGGTGGCCGTCTAG
- a CDS encoding Ldh family oxidoreductase, producing the protein MEVTIDDARRFAAGALMKLAVPADIADDVAEHLIESDRVGYASHGMSILPHYRRVLTEGYVAFDGRPERIVDNGALIGYDGHNGFGQHVGKVVIEDAIARTQQRGQCIVTLRRSHHLGRMGHYGELVAQHGLVLLAFSNVTNRSPTVAPFGGTEPRLTTNPLCFAGPLPGGRPPFVVDIATSAMAVNKARVLSENNLPAPPGSLIDANGQPTTDPGVLFADPPGALLPFGGHKGYALGLVAELLAGVLSGGGTIQPDNPRHGVATNNLFALVLDPQLDFNQTWRSQEVESFLAYLLNCPPQDPAHPVQYPGEYEAANRARHEKTIELPESVRKPFADLAAELGIAPLAAV; encoded by the coding sequence ATGGAAGTCACCATCGACGACGCGCGCCGTTTCGCGGCGGGCGCCCTCATGAAGCTGGCGGTGCCGGCCGACATCGCGGACGACGTCGCCGAGCATCTGATCGAATCCGATCGCGTCGGCTACGCGAGCCACGGCATGTCGATCCTGCCGCACTACCGGCGCGTGCTGACCGAAGGTTACGTCGCGTTCGACGGCCGGCCGGAACGCATCGTCGACAACGGCGCGCTGATCGGCTACGACGGGCACAACGGCTTTGGCCAGCACGTCGGCAAGGTCGTGATCGAAGACGCGATCGCGCGCACCCAGCAACGCGGGCAATGCATCGTCACGCTGCGGCGCAGCCACCATCTCGGCCGCATGGGCCACTACGGCGAACTGGTCGCGCAGCACGGCCTGGTGCTGCTCGCGTTCAGCAACGTGACGAACCGCTCGCCGACGGTCGCGCCGTTCGGCGGCACCGAGCCGCGGCTGACGACGAATCCGCTGTGCTTCGCCGGACCGCTGCCGGGCGGGCGGCCGCCGTTCGTCGTCGATATCGCGACGAGCGCGATGGCGGTGAACAAGGCGCGCGTGCTCTCGGAAAACAACCTGCCCGCGCCGCCCGGTTCGCTGATCGACGCCAACGGCCAGCCGACCACCGACCCCGGCGTGCTGTTCGCGGACCCGCCCGGCGCGCTGCTGCCGTTCGGCGGCCACAAGGGTTATGCGCTCGGCCTCGTCGCGGAACTGCTCGCGGGCGTGCTGTCCGGCGGCGGCACGATCCAGCCGGACAATCCGCGCCACGGCGTCGCGACGAACAACCTGTTCGCGCTGGTGCTCGACCCGCAACTGGACTTCAACCAGACGTGGCGCTCGCAGGAAGTCGAGTCGTTCCTCGCGTATCTGCTGAACTGCCCGCCGCAAGACCCCGCGCATCCGGTTCAATACCCGGGCGAATACGAAGCGGCGAACCGCGCGCGGCACGAGAAGACGATCGAGTTGCCGGAGTCGGTCAGGAAGCCGTTCGCCGACCTCGCCGCCGAACTGGGCATCGCGCCGCTCGCAGCGGTCTGA
- a CDS encoding DASS family sodium-coupled anion symporter — protein MNVPRQDTPPHQAAPSPDKPRKTAIPIGLIAGIIALIVVLLLPLPATLPPAGQRMLAILAFAVVVWLTEAVSYEASAIIITSLMAFLVGTAPSIDDPSVMYGTSRAITMALSGFANSALALVTGALFISAAMTVTGLDKRIALVTLSLIGTTTRRILIGAVAVTIVLSFVVPSATARSACVVPIMIGVISAFGVDKRSNIAAGIMIVVAQGTSIWNVGIQTAAAQNLLTVGFMDKMLGGRVTWLDWLIAGAPWSIIMSAILIVVVLKMLPPEADSIAGGKEAVEKSLRDLGPMTGPQKRLLGVSIGLLVFWATEGKLHPFDTTSVAYVGLVLLLLPRFGVMDWKTVQNRIPWGTVIVFGVGISLGIALLSTKAGQWLGDLVAHHTGLDSASPFTAFAILSAFLILIHLGFASATALTSAMLPILIAVLQSMQGDFSRLGMTMLLGFVVSFGFVLPINAPQNMVCLATDTFTAKQFSRVGIVLTIIGYLLLMLFSATWWRWLGWI, from the coding sequence ATGAACGTACCGAGGCAGGACACGCCCCCCCACCAGGCCGCCCCTTCTCCCGACAAACCACGCAAGACCGCCATCCCGATCGGACTCATTGCAGGCATCATCGCCCTCATCGTCGTACTGCTCCTCCCGCTGCCCGCCACGCTGCCCCCCGCCGGGCAACGGATGCTGGCAATCCTCGCGTTCGCGGTCGTCGTATGGCTCACCGAAGCGGTTTCGTATGAAGCGAGCGCGATCATCATCACGTCGCTGATGGCGTTCCTCGTCGGCACCGCGCCGAGCATCGACGACCCGAGCGTGATGTACGGCACGTCGCGCGCGATCACGATGGCGCTCTCGGGTTTCGCGAACTCCGCGCTCGCGCTCGTCACCGGCGCGCTGTTCATCTCCGCCGCGATGACGGTGACCGGGCTCGACAAGCGCATCGCGCTCGTCACGCTGTCGCTGATCGGCACGACGACGCGCCGCATCCTGATCGGCGCGGTCGCGGTGACGATCGTGCTGTCGTTCGTCGTGCCGAGCGCGACCGCGCGCAGCGCGTGCGTGGTGCCGATCATGATCGGCGTGATCTCCGCGTTCGGCGTGGACAAGCGTTCGAACATCGCGGCCGGCATCATGATCGTCGTCGCGCAGGGAACCAGCATCTGGAACGTCGGCATCCAGACGGCCGCCGCGCAGAACCTGCTGACCGTCGGGTTCATGGACAAGATGCTCGGCGGACGCGTCACGTGGCTCGACTGGCTGATCGCGGGCGCGCCGTGGTCGATCATCATGTCGGCGATCCTGATCGTGGTCGTGCTGAAGATGCTGCCGCCGGAAGCCGACTCGATCGCGGGCGGCAAGGAGGCGGTCGAGAAGTCGCTGCGCGACCTCGGCCCGATGACGGGACCGCAGAAGCGGCTGCTCGGCGTGTCGATCGGCCTGCTGGTGTTCTGGGCGACCGAAGGCAAGCTGCATCCGTTCGACACCACGTCGGTCGCCTACGTCGGCCTCGTGCTGCTGCTGTTGCCGCGCTTCGGCGTGATGGACTGGAAGACGGTGCAGAACCGCATTCCGTGGGGCACGGTGATCGTGTTCGGCGTCGGCATCAGCCTCGGCATCGCGCTGCTGTCGACGAAGGCGGGCCAATGGCTCGGCGACCTCGTCGCGCATCACACGGGGCTCGACAGCGCGTCGCCGTTCACCGCGTTCGCGATCCTGTCCGCGTTCCTGATCCTGATCCACCTCGGCTTCGCGAGCGCGACCGCGCTCACGTCCGCGATGCTGCCGATCCTGATCGCGGTGCTTCAGTCGATGCAGGGCGACTTCAGCCGGCTCGGCATGACGATGCTGCTCGGCTTCGTCGTCAGCTTCGGCTTCGTCCTGCCGATCAACGCGCCGCAAAACATGGTGTGTCTCGCGACCGATACGTTCACCGCGAAACAGTTCTCACGCGTCGGGATCGTGCTGACCATCATCGGCTACCTGCTGTTGATGCTGTTCAGCGCGACGTGGTGGCGCTGGCTCGGGTGGATCTGA
- a CDS encoding alginate export family protein — MTGRAHARRAARYARSLGPGCALLLCAAAPLHAEETDTVPVVSGVPQTRPAIMANRWQENWAALSNPALRTQPFDWLKYIPLSATDPYSYLSLGATLRERFESSDASGFGVGGVAGDSYLLQRFQFHVDVHVDRNWELFTQFEDVRAFGKNVVTPVDKNPLDLRLAFLSYVKPLDAGTFKARIGRQDFLFDLQRFVSSRDGPNVRQSFDAIWADWESGPWRFIGFVSQPVEYRDVTAFDDTSSGRMRFHTLRVERHVFGSNEWSAYYSLYERGNARYPDASGSELRNVYDMRFAGAAHGVDWDLEAMGQTGAVGGKDVRAWAGGSRVGYTFGTAAWKPRIAVQFDAASGDRHAGDGTLGTFNPLFPNGYYFTLGGFTGYANLIHLKPSITVKPAPKLSLMAAVGFQWRETTGDAVYTQPAVAVNGTAGRGSLWTGAYGQLRADYAFNANLTGAVEAVYYQVGSTIRDAGGHNSEYLGIELKFGW; from the coding sequence ATGACGGGCCGCGCGCATGCACGCCGCGCCGCGCGTTATGCGCGTTCGCTCGGCCCCGGCTGCGCGCTGCTGCTGTGCGCGGCCGCGCCGCTCCACGCGGAAGAAACCGACACGGTGCCGGTCGTGTCCGGGGTGCCGCAAACGCGCCCCGCGATCATGGCGAACCGCTGGCAGGAGAACTGGGCCGCGTTGTCGAACCCGGCGCTGCGCACGCAGCCGTTCGACTGGCTCAAGTACATTCCGCTGTCCGCGACCGATCCGTACAGCTACCTCTCGCTCGGCGCGACGCTGCGCGAGCGCTTCGAATCGTCGGATGCGTCGGGTTTCGGCGTCGGCGGCGTCGCGGGCGACTCCTATCTGCTGCAACGCTTCCAGTTCCATGTGGACGTGCATGTCGACCGCAACTGGGAACTCTTCACGCAGTTCGAGGACGTGCGCGCGTTCGGCAAGAACGTCGTCACGCCGGTGGACAAGAACCCGCTCGATCTTCGGCTCGCGTTCCTGTCGTACGTGAAGCCGCTCGACGCCGGCACGTTCAAGGCGCGCATCGGGCGGCAGGACTTCCTGTTCGATCTGCAACGCTTTGTATCGTCGCGCGACGGACCGAACGTGCGGCAATCGTTCGACGCGATCTGGGCCGACTGGGAATCGGGACCGTGGCGCTTCATCGGCTTCGTGAGCCAGCCCGTCGAATACCGCGACGTGACCGCGTTCGACGACACGTCGAGCGGCCGCATGCGTTTCCATACGTTGCGCGTCGAGCGCCACGTGTTCGGCTCGAACGAGTGGTCCGCGTACTACTCGCTGTACGAGCGCGGCAACGCGCGTTATCCGGACGCGAGCGGCAGCGAGCTCCGCAACGTGTACGACATGCGCTTCGCGGGCGCGGCGCACGGCGTCGACTGGGACCTCGAAGCGATGGGGCAGACCGGCGCGGTCGGCGGCAAGGACGTGCGCGCATGGGCCGGCGGCTCGCGCGTCGGCTATACGTTCGGCACTGCCGCATGGAAGCCGCGCATCGCCGTCCAGTTCGATGCGGCATCGGGCGACCGCCATGCGGGCGACGGCACGCTCGGCACCTTCAACCCGCTGTTCCCGAACGGCTACTACTTCACGCTCGGCGGCTTCACCGGCTATGCGAACCTGATCCACCTGAAGCCGTCGATCACCGTGAAGCCCGCGCCGAAGCTCTCGCTGATGGCCGCGGTCGGTTTCCAGTGGCGCGAGACAACCGGCGACGCGGTGTACACGCAACCGGCGGTCGCGGTGAACGGCACCGCGGGGCGCGGCAGCCTGTGGACCGGCGCGTACGGGCAGCTGCGCGCGGACTACGCCTTCAATGCGAACCTCACCGGCGCGGTCGAGGCGGTGTATTACCAGGTCGGCAGCACGATCCGCGATGCGGGCGGGCACAACAGTGAATATCTCGGCATCGAACTCAAATTCGGCTGGTAA